The following proteins are co-located in the Bacilli bacterium PM5-9 genome:
- a CDS encoding rubrerythrin (product_source=COG1592; cath_funfam=1.20.1260.10,2.20.28.10; cog=COG1592; pfam=PF02915; smart=SM00778; superfamily=47240,57802) — translation MKDLKGTKTEKNLLAAFAGESQARVKYEFYAKKAKSDGYEQISDFFEETSANEAQHAKIWFKLLHDGIPTTEDNLLDCVAGENYEWVTMYADFAKDAKDEGFDKIARLFENVGKIEKHHEERYQKLYDNLKQGTVFSKNEEETWVCAKCGHRHSGKVAPKQCPVCDHPQAYFSIENDKY, via the coding sequence ATGAAAGATTTAAAAGGAACAAAAACAGAAAAAAATCTACTTGCTGCATTTGCAGGGGAGTCTCAGGCACGTGTAAAATACGAATTTTATGCAAAAAAAGCTAAAAGTGATGGATATGAACAAATATCAGATTTCTTTGAGGAAACATCAGCTAATGAAGCACAACATGCTAAAATATGGTTTAAATTATTACATGATGGAATTCCAACGACTGAAGATAATTTATTAGATTGTGTTGCTGGTGAAAATTATGAGTGGGTAACAATGTATGCAGATTTTGCTAAAGATGCAAAAGATGAAGGCTTTGATAAAATAGCTCGTCTATTCGAAAATGTTGGTAAAATAGAAAAGCACCATGAAGAAAGATATCAAAAATTATATGATAACTTAAAACAAGGCACAGTATTTAGCAAAAATGAAGAAGAAACATGGGTATGCGCAAAATGCGGACATCGTCATTCTGGAAAAGTAGCTCCAAAACAATGTCCTGTATGTGATCATCCACAAGCATACTTTTCAATAGAAAATGATAAATACTAG